In the genome of Candidatus Korarchaeota archaeon NZ13-K, the window CTCCTGAAGAGGGAGTTCGGGACGAGAATAATAGCGGTTACCTCCAGGGGATCGGAGCTCGCCAGGAGGTTCGGTTTCACCGAGAGTTTCGAGGGTGAGGTGGAGGGCTACGACTCCTATCACGTGCCTGAGAACCTGGACCTGAGCCTCGTGGATGAGGTCTACCAGGTTAGCAGGAATGAGGCACTGGAGTGGGCCTCCAGGCTGGCCGAGAAGGGGGTGCTAGGGGGAATGTCAACGGGAGCCCACTACCTAGCTTCCCTCTACGCGAAGAGGAGGTACGGCGGGGTTGTGGTCACCGTGGCGGCTGATCACATCCTCTTCCACCCCCAGCTGCTCCGAGCGATTTAGTTCGGACGGAACAGCACCTTATGATAGTACATTTTAAGGGTCTTCTCCTCGAATGAGGTATGAGGCGTCCTTTGATAGCGATGTTTCTGCTGGTCGCAGCCCTCCTGGTGGCTGGTTACTTGGCTTATCCCCTCATATTCGAGAGGGGCACAGGGGCTTACGGGGTGATGCAGACCGAGACCAAGATCGCGGTGCCCCAGCCGGCCCTGATGAAGGCCCAGAGCGAGGCGGCTGGTACCCCCGCGCTGGTCGCATTCAGGAACGTGACCATGAGCTTTTACTTAAGGATTCAGGTTGAAGATGTGAAATCGGCCTATCAGAAGCTCTCCCTGATGGCCTCGAGTTACGGGGGATACGTTCAGAGCTCATCCCTTCAAGAGGGAGGTGGCCAGGTCACCCTCAGGATCCCGGCCGATAGGGTGGAGGAGGCCCTCAGGGATATCAGGTCCATCGGGAACGTCGAGAGTGAGGAGAAGAACGTTGAGGATGTCACTGAGCAGGTAATCGATGTGGAAACCAGGCTGAAGAACCTCAGGGCTACTGAGAGCAGGTTGATCGATCTCCTAGACAAGGCAGAGAAGGTGAGCGATATAATAGAGATAGAGAGCAAGCTCTCTGAGGTCAGACAGCAGATAGAGTGGCTCGAGGCGATCAGGAGGAACCTTCAACTCATGGTGAAGTATGCAACGGTGAGCGTTGAGCTCAGGAAGTCTGGATACGTTCCCCCAGAGGAGGACCCGATGAGGAGGATATGGGAGGATTCAAGGAGGGCCCTCATAGGCTCCCTCTACCTGCTGGTCGTCGGCGCTTCCTTCCTGGCGCTCCCCCTAACGCTGGCCGCGGCGGCCTACCTGATCTACAGGGCGCTGAGATCCAAGAGGGGTCAGCCCCCGCGCAG includes:
- a CDS encoding DUF4349 domain-containing protein codes for the protein MRRPLIAMFLLVAALLVAGYLAYPLIFERGTGAYGVMQTETKIAVPQPALMKAQSEAAGTPALVAFRNVTMSFYLRIQVEDVKSAYQKLSLMASSYGGYVQSSSLQEGGGQVTLRIPADRVEEALRDIRSIGNVESEEKNVEDVTEQVIDVETRLKNLRATESRLIDLLDKAEKVSDIIEIESKLSEVRQQIEWLEAIRRNLQLMVKYATVSVELRKSGYVPPEEDPMRRIWEDSRRALIGSLYLLVVGASFLALPLTLAAAAYLIYRALRSKRGQPPRSSP